A window of the Candidatus Binatus sp. genome harbors these coding sequences:
- a CDS encoding lipoprotein, with translation MNRAFLSFAVGAICVVLAGCGVQGEAYQPRPVPVSKSMIYLYRPYVFYASAITPVVTCGQESIELEAGGFYSYINDAGPVTCSATTEASTPLKFDAHPGEEYYVKEEVSPGNLSGRTQFTLMNSGAGRQEIASCRKQGLPDSGSHH, from the coding sequence ATGAATCGAGCGTTCCTTTCGTTCGCGGTCGGCGCGATTTGCGTCGTGCTTGCGGGATGCGGTGTGCAAGGCGAGGCCTATCAGCCGCGACCGGTGCCGGTTTCCAAAAGCATGATCTATCTCTACCGCCCCTATGTCTTTTACGCCTCCGCGATTACTCCGGTAGTTACTTGCGGCCAGGAAAGTATCGAGTTGGAAGCCGGCGGATTTTACTCCTACATCAACGATGCTGGTCCGGTGACTTGCTCGGCGACCACCGAAGCGTCCACGCCGCTGAAATTCGACGCTCACCCCGGTGAGGAATATTACGTCAAGGAAGAAGTCTCGCCCGGCAATTTGAGCGGACGCACGCAGTTCACTTTGATGAACAGCGGGGCTGGCCGTCAGGAAATCGCCAGTTGCCGCAAGCAGGGATTGCCGGATAGTGGCTCGCATCATTGA
- a CDS encoding nitroreductase family deazaflavin-dependent oxidoreductase — protein sequence MKISSTKRYIIDWMSQAHVAAYKLFGGVSTFGLPTLILTVRGRKSGRPISKPLLYLEDGGHLYVAASYGGSDSPPSWYLNLTANPDVEGQLGRETRRCRARTLPFAERDAIWPKLVAMYPSYAEYQKNTSRVIPVVELTSI from the coding sequence ATGAAAATAAGTTCCACCAAACGCTACATCATCGACTGGATGAGCCAGGCGCACGTCGCCGCTTACAAATTGTTCGGCGGCGTATCGACGTTCGGCCTCCCCACGTTGATCCTGACTGTGCGCGGGCGCAAGTCCGGCCGCCCGATCTCGAAGCCGCTGCTCTATCTCGAGGACGGCGGACATCTGTATGTGGCCGCGTCGTACGGCGGCAGCGATTCGCCGCCGTCGTGGTATCTGAATCTCACCGCGAATCCCGACGTGGAAGGGCAACTCGGACGCGAGACGCGCCGATGCCGCGCGCGCACGCTTCCGTTCGCGGAGCGCGATGCGATCTGGCCGAAGCTGGTCGCGATGTATCCGAGCTACGCCGAGTATCAGAAGAACACTTCGCGCGTGATCCCGGTCGTCGAACTGACGAGCATCTGA